From Pseudoalteromonas sp. Scap06:
CATCGAGGTAGATTACCACGTTAAGCCCGGTGATAACCTGTGGAATATAAGTCAGTTGTATGGCGTTGCTCATAGCGATTTAGCACGTTGGAATAAGTTATCAGCATCTAGCGTATTAAAGCCTGGGACTCAGTTAGTTTTATTTATACCCCAAGCTGCGACACCTAAAACCACACCGGCTAAAAAAGATCTGTTACTCGACTTACAAAATACATTAAATCATCCCCGTTAAGTTTCTAAAGCGCAGTATTTCGCGTAAAATTGCTTTTTAATTTATTTAAATCTTAAAGAGACATGCATGCAAATCAGTAAAAATTCGGCCGTTGAATTTCATTACACCCTTAGCGAAGCCGGTGAGCAAATAGAAAGTAGCCTTAACGACGCGCCATTAAGTTACATTCACGGCAGCGAAGGCATGCTACCCGGTTTAGAAACCGCACTTGAAGGTAAAACTGCTGGTGATAAATTTAGCGTAACGTTATCTCCAAGTGAATCATACGGCGAGCGTGTTGATGATTTAATTCAGCGCATTCCGCTTAAGCATTTACAAGGCGATGTAAAAGTGTGGAAGCCAGGTATGACTGCAATGGTGCAATCAAATCAGGGTCGCCATCAAGTGACTATCGTAAAAGTAGGCCGCTTTAATGCTGATTGTGATTTAAACCACCCATTTGCTGGTAAAACACTGACCTTTGATGTTGAGATTGTATCCGTTCGTGAAGCAACAAGCGAAGAAATCTCTCATGGCCATGTTCATGCTGAAGGTGGTTGCGGCCACGCACATTAATTGCTAATTAAAGGAACATGTATGTCAAAAGTTGCAATAGTAACCGGTGGCTCTAAAGGCATTGGCTTTGCTGTGGTACAGCGATTATTAACTAACGGCTATCAGGTTCATAACTTAGATATTGAGCCCAGTGAGAGTGGTGTTTTTCATCAATGTGATGTTAGTAATGTAACCGCCGTACGCCAGTGCATACAAGCTATTATTGAAAAAACACAACGCATTGATGTACTTGTTTCAAATGCTGGCAAGCACCTAAGTGCCACAATTGAGCAAACCGATGAAGCGACATTCGATGCGTTAATGGCACTGAATGTTAAAGGTGCGTACGCGGCTATACAAAGCGTATTACCAGCTATGAAAGTACAACAAGATGGCGCTATTGTGTTAATTGCCTCAGACCAAGCCATTATTGGCAAACAAAACTCATTTGCTTATAACCTGACTAAACATGCATTGGCTTCGATGGCTAAAACCACCGCCTTAGATTACGCAAGTTTTAATATTCGCGCTAATGCAGTGTGCCCTGGCACTATAGAAACGCCGTTATTTCATAATGCAATTGATGCATATTGTAAAAGAAGTGGTGCTAACAAAGCCGATATTGTTGCAGAAGAAGCCGCATTACAACCACTCAACCGTTTAGGTCAAGCCGATGAAGTTGCTGCACTGGTAAGCTTTTTATTAAGTGCAGATGCCAGCTTTATTACTGGTAGCTTACAACGTATTGATGGCGGCTACACAGCACAATGAGCACTAAAATTATTGACCCGCATCTGCACTTTTTTAATTTGCTGGAGGGTCAATACACTTGGCTACAAGGTGCGAACCCACCAGCTTGGTCTAACTTAGATAAAATAAAGCAGCCCATCAGCGCTGCTGAACTGATCAAAAGTACTAACTTTGAACTCGCAGGTTTAGTGCACATAGAGGCAGGCTTTAATAATAACCAGCCTGTTAAAGAATTAAACTGGTTAGCCAGACATATTAAAACTATACCTTATAAAGCAATTAGCTTTGCAACAATTAACCAGCCAAATAACGCATTTAAACTAGCACTTCAGCAGCTAGAACATCACTCTCTTGTAGGCATTAGAGATATCACTGAAGGTCATGATGCCGAGCGCTTATTGAGCCCTCATTGTCTCGATAACCTGCGGCACTTGAGCCATTTAAAGCTGCATTTTGAAGCCCAATTTGAAGTAGAAAACCTCAACATCACCGAGCGGCTCATTTCTTATGCCAACCAAGTTAGTGACTTACAAATAATCATTAATCACGCAGGGCTTGCACACAACCTTGCTAACTGGTCAACTGCAATTGAACTACTTGCAAAACAGCCTAATGTTGCGATTAAGTTTTCAGGTTTTGAATTACTAATGCTTAATAGCGAGCAGCAAAACCAATGTTTTAAACATATTTTAAAGCATTTTGGTATGCAAAGAGTGATCTTTGCTAGCAACTTCCCCCTGTGCCAAATTAATATTAACTACAACGAGTTATGGCAACATTATCGCAGCCTGTGTAGCGACGGTCTTACATGGCAATATTTGAGTTACAAAAATGCTGCAAGCCTCTATCAACTCTAAATGAAAACCGCTATATTTAGCTCAACAGTTTAAAAAACGAGCATGCGTATGGCCATTTTTAATCCATCTTCTCTTAAATACACATTACTCTCTTGCTCGCTAGCCGCTGTATTAACAGGTTGTGGCGGTGGAGGTAGCGACAATGCGACCAACCCAACAACTAATAATAGCGGCTGGACTCCAGGTGTATTTGCCAGTTCAGGGCAATTTAAAGGTCAATGCCAAGCAATTAGTGAAAAAAACTGGCTACGCTCTTGGAGTAACGAAACCTACCTATGGTATGACGAAATTATTGATACCAACCCTGCATTAACGTCAGGGGTTATTGATTACTTTAATACTTTAAAAACGGAGCAACTGACTGATTCAGGTGCGAAAAAAGATAACTTTCACTTTAGTTTGCCGACCGATGAGTGGCAAAGACAAAATCAATCCGGCCTAAGCTTTGGTTATGGCTTTAATATAAAAATAATTGCAGGTAGCGCGCCACGCCAAGCAGTTGTTAGCTACACCGAACCAAATACCCCAGCTAGTAATCAAAATATTATTCGTGGTTTTGAGCTTTTAGAAGTTGATGGCGTTGATTTTATTAACACCACCTCATCGAGCGAGGTAGGTATTATTAATGCAGGTTTATTCCCCGAGCAAACCGGTAAAGTTACCGAATTTGTATTTAGGGATATCAGCACTAATGAAAACCGCACAGTGACACTCACGTCTCAAAACATCGAATCGCAACCAGTAATGAATGTTCGTACCGATTTAGTCGCTGGTGATGTTGGTTATTTTCAATTTAATAGCCACAACGCCATAGCCGAAACACAGCTTTACAACGCCTTTAACCAACTCGCTGCCAGTAGCATTAAAGATTTAGTCATTGACGTGCGCTATAACGGGGGTGGGTTATTACAAATGGCTAGCCAAGTAGGCTACATGGTGGGGGGCAGTAACACGCAAGGTAAAATATTTGAACGGACCATATTTAATGATAAATACCCTAATACCAACCCCGTCACAGGCCAAGCACTGACGCCGATGCCTTTTACAAATCGTTTTGTCGGCTTTGAAAATAATCCTGCAATTGTAGCGGGCACGCCGTTACCCACCTTAAACTTAGAACGGGTATTTGTACTTACCACCAGCAGTACCTGCTCGGCTAGTGAGGCTATCATTAACGGGCTGCGCGGAGCAGATGTTGAAATTATTCAGATAGGCGCAGGCACCTGTGGTAAACCGTATGGTTTTTACCCTACCGACAACTGCGACACCACTTATTTTACTATTCAATTTACTGGCGAAAATAACAAAGGTTTTGGTGAATATTCAGATGGCTTTGCACCGCAAAATACCATTGATGACGTACGACAACCGGTTCGCATTGCTGGGTGTGCTGTTGCCGATGATTTTACTAAGCGCTTAGGTGATGCTAGTGAAAGCTTATTAAGTACAGCGCTGAGCTATAGAGAAAACGGCAGTTGCCCTGCCCCAAGCTCAATAAATAGTGTTCTTGGTTTTGCGCCCACTATCGCCACCGATATGCCAGAAGTAAAAGATATGCGAGTTCAAACCATGCTAGAACAAAATATTATTCTTAGTGATAACATGAGATAAGCAATGAACATATTATTAGCAATAAGCATGGCTGCAGCGACATTAGGGTTAACGGGTTGCTTAGCACAAAGCTCAGAACCCACACCTAAGCTACAGCATGCGTTACTAATTGAGCCGAATAGCGCTAAAGTAGCCGATGCGATTACGCAACTGCTACATAGCTCACAGGTTCAATTAGCCGACGATGTTTTTGTCACCTCAAGCACAGTTACGCTTGAGCGACTTAATCATAAAGATCCTCAGGGAAATCCGATTATGGGCAAGCAGCTTAATATGCCGGATCAGTTTGAACTAATGATTAAAGGTAAGCAATGTTTTATCCGACATTTAGATAGTAAAGCTACTGAGCCACTACCTGGTGTTAGTTGCAAGGCGATATACTAATATATTATAGAGCGCTGGCCGAACGTGGTTTCTCAAGCCTGTTAAGCTTTTTTACTTTTTCTGAACAAAAATAATTATTGTTATTTTTTGGTGGAATACTTAATTACATCTATAGTTAAAATGCTCATGGAGTAAATAAGAAATTTTAAATTTAAAACAGGACTTTTATCATGAACGATCTTAGCTTTCGCGTTATCCCAAACGAAAATGACTCTTGGGAGTTTATTTCTAAATCAGGCTCTAGCGCTGAAGATATTAAAATCAACTATAAAGAACTCACTACAGGTGGAAGCCTGAACTTATATTATGAGTTAGCAAACGAATCGGAGTGGACTTTTTCTGAAAATGGCAGCTATTTTTCAGATGCTAAAGATAACTTTAGTTACCAACTAAATAGCCTTGTTGCCAATGAAGGGAAGTCATTAATTATTACAATTTCTAGTATTTTACCGCATCAAGCCTTATCTCAGGAGTTGAACAAACTATTGGCTGAGAATCCAAAAAAAGTAGTATCAGGGCAGTTGGATCAACGTACAAATTATGAAATTAATTTTCGATTAATTGCAAAAAAGAGCACTGACGTTAACTCTCTTATGCGTTATTTTTCGCAAGACCCACGCGTTATAATTGAAGATATGGAGCCACACTAGTACAGAGCTTACTCTGCGCTATTTTTTACTGGACATAAAAAGTTATAATGCTCTTTACCTATTAAGCTCATCAGCTTATTTTCAGAGCATAACCCCTTAAACCATTGTAAACGGTAAAAAACTGGGCTCCACCCCAAATTTATACTTTGCTCTATTGATGCTAACGCCGAGTATTTTTCATTCAACAAGCTTTGTAGCATTGCTTTAATAAAGTATGCCTCTGCCAAATTAGAATTAGTAGCTAACAGCTGTTCAATCTGGTTCATTGCTTGTTGATTTCTATCTAAATGAATCAACACTTGTGCTTTTTCAAGTTGTTCTGCAACGTTCTGCGACGAAGAATCAAGCTGCTTATTGACTTCTAAATATAAGCTTTCGGCCTCTGTAAAGCGGCCCTTAAAATGAAGTAAATCGGCATAGTTAAGTTGTAAGGTAGTTGTTTTGGCATCTAACATCATCGCTTTTTGAGCAAAATTTAATGCATCGACAAACTCACCTTGTAGAGAAAGAGTAATTGAATAATTACTATAAATAGAAGCGCTTTGCCGCCCCGAATCTATCAGTTTTTGGTAGTTATTCTCT
This genomic window contains:
- a CDS encoding amidohydrolase; the protein is MSTKIIDPHLHFFNLLEGQYTWLQGANPPAWSNLDKIKQPISAAELIKSTNFELAGLVHIEAGFNNNQPVKELNWLARHIKTIPYKAISFATINQPNNAFKLALQQLEHHSLVGIRDITEGHDAERLLSPHCLDNLRHLSHLKLHFEAQFEVENLNITERLISYANQVSDLQIIINHAGLAHNLANWSTAIELLAKQPNVAIKFSGFELLMLNSEQQNQCFKHILKHFGMQRVIFASNFPLCQININYNELWQHYRSLCSDGLTWQYLSYKNAASLYQL
- a CDS encoding peptidylprolyl isomerase is translated as MQISKNSAVEFHYTLSEAGEQIESSLNDAPLSYIHGSEGMLPGLETALEGKTAGDKFSVTLSPSESYGERVDDLIQRIPLKHLQGDVKVWKPGMTAMVQSNQGRHQVTIVKVGRFNADCDLNHPFAGKTLTFDVEIVSVREATSEEISHGHVHAEGGCGHAH
- a CDS encoding SDR family NAD(P)-dependent oxidoreductase, yielding MSKVAIVTGGSKGIGFAVVQRLLTNGYQVHNLDIEPSESGVFHQCDVSNVTAVRQCIQAIIEKTQRIDVLVSNAGKHLSATIEQTDEATFDALMALNVKGAYAAIQSVLPAMKVQQDGAIVLIASDQAIIGKQNSFAYNLTKHALASMAKTTALDYASFNIRANAVCPGTIETPLFHNAIDAYCKRSGANKADIVAEEAALQPLNRLGQADEVAALVSFLLSADASFITGSLQRIDGGYTAQ
- a CDS encoding S41 family peptidase; amino-acid sequence: MAIFNPSSLKYTLLSCSLAAVLTGCGGGGSDNATNPTTNNSGWTPGVFASSGQFKGQCQAISEKNWLRSWSNETYLWYDEIIDTNPALTSGVIDYFNTLKTEQLTDSGAKKDNFHFSLPTDEWQRQNQSGLSFGYGFNIKIIAGSAPRQAVVSYTEPNTPASNQNIIRGFELLEVDGVDFINTTSSSEVGIINAGLFPEQTGKVTEFVFRDISTNENRTVTLTSQNIESQPVMNVRTDLVAGDVGYFQFNSHNAIAETQLYNAFNQLAASSIKDLVIDVRYNGGGLLQMASQVGYMVGGSNTQGKIFERTIFNDKYPNTNPVTGQALTPMPFTNRFVGFENNPAIVAGTPLPTLNLERVFVLTTSSTCSASEAIINGLRGADVEIIQIGAGTCGKPYGFYPTDNCDTTYFTIQFTGENNKGFGEYSDGFAPQNTIDDVRQPVRIAGCAVADDFTKRLGDASESLLSTALSYRENGSCPAPSSINSVLGFAPTIATDMPEVKDMRVQTMLEQNIILSDNMR